A single region of the Arcobacter lacus genome encodes:
- the mqnP gene encoding menaquinone biosynthesis prenyltransferase MqnP: protein MKKLMKKLNDFSELVMFQHSIFALPFIFIAMVVAANGWFGFKLLVLGVLAAVTARNFAMGFNRYMDRDIDALNPRTINRPNVDGRISANAMFIFVVVNALLFILVAYFVNDLAFILSLPILIIIGSYSYFKRFSYLAHIILGISLALAPIAGVVAVSENIPLWVIFLSIGVMFWVAGFDLLYSLQDIEVDKKLGLHSVPSVFGVEKTMLFSKVFHALTVIFWLLFVIYSSSSYFAYLAVIISALMLSYEHYLVNKDFKKIDRAFFTVNGYLGIVFFLLIVLDNIFF, encoded by the coding sequence ATGAAAAAATTGATGAAAAAACTTAATGATTTTAGCGAACTTGTAATGTTCCAACACTCTATTTTTGCTTTACCATTTATTTTTATAGCTATGGTTGTAGCAGCAAATGGTTGGTTTGGTTTTAAACTTTTGGTACTTGGTGTTTTAGCAGCTGTTACTGCACGAAATTTTGCTATGGGATTTAATAGATATATGGATAGAGATATCGATGCTTTAAATCCACGAACTATAAATCGTCCAAATGTAGATGGAAGAATTAGTGCAAATGCTATGTTTATTTTTGTAGTGGTTAATGCACTTTTATTTATATTGGTTGCTTATTTTGTAAATGATTTAGCATTTATTTTATCATTACCTATTTTAATAATCATTGGTTCTTACTCTTATTTTAAAAGATTTTCATATCTTGCACACATTATTTTAGGAATTTCTTTAGCTCTTGCACCAATTGCAGGTGTAGTTGCTGTTAGTGAAAATATACCTTTATGGGTAATATTTTTAAGTATTGGTGTTATGTTTTGGGTTGCTGGTTTCGATTTACTTTATTCTTTACAAGATATAGAAGTAGATAAAAAACTTGGTCTTCACTCTGTTCCTTCTGTATTTGGAGTAGAAAAAACTATGCTTTTTTCAAAAGTATTTCACGCACTAACAGTAATATTTTGGCTTTTATTTGTAATCTACTCAAGTAGCTCATATTTTGCATATCTTGCCGTAATAATAAGTGCTTTGATGCTTAGTTATGAACACTATTTAGTAAATAAAGATTTTAAAAAAATTGATAGAGCATTTTTTACTGTAAATGGTTATTTAGGAATAGTTTTCTTCCTTTTAATAGTTTTAGATAATATCTTTTTTTAA
- the miaA gene encoding tRNA (adenosine(37)-N6)-dimethylallyltransferase MiaA, translated as MKEIAIIGSTASGKTALSLEIASKTNSIILSLDSLCVYKEIDIVSAKPTLEERGEILHFGIDEVYPNVEFDVVCFMELYKKAKEYALKNDKNLIIVGGTGFYLKALIDGLSLGIETKIKLDISVAEAYDLLYSLDEVYMKKIEKNDKYRVEKAYAIYKQTGLTPTLYFEKNPKIPLAKDLKIFEILWEKEELKKRVASRTNTMIKSGLIDEIIYLEKKYTRAPNCMSSIGIVETFEYLDGKLSKEELEEKISQNTMKLAKRQNTFNKGQFLNKTSNIIDNLNSDILKYFSI; from the coding sequence ATGAAAGAAATAGCAATTATTGGTTCAACTGCATCAGGAAAAACTGCTTTATCTCTTGAAATTGCCTCAAAAACAAATTCTATAATTTTATCATTGGACTCTTTGTGCGTTTACAAAGAAATAGATATTGTTTCTGCAAAACCAACTTTAGAAGAAAGAGGTGAAATTTTACATTTTGGAATAGATGAAGTTTATCCAAATGTTGAATTTGATGTGGTTTGTTTTATGGAGTTATACAAAAAAGCTAAAGAGTATGCTTTAAAAAATGATAAAAATTTGATTATAGTTGGTGGTACAGGATTTTACTTAAAAGCTTTAATTGATGGATTGTCTTTAGGAATTGAAACAAAAATAAAATTAGATATTAGTGTAGCAGAAGCTTATGATTTATTGTATTCATTGGATGAAGTGTATATGAAAAAGATAGAAAAAAATGATAAATATCGAGTAGAAAAAGCTTATGCAATTTATAAACAAACAGGCTTAACTCCAACTTTATATTTTGAAAAAAATCCTAAAATTCCACTTGCAAAAGATTTAAAGATATTTGAAATTTTATGGGAAAAAGAAGAGCTAAAAAAAAGAGTTGCATCAAGAACAAATACTATGATAAAATCAGGTTTGATTGATGAAATTATTTATTTAGAAAAAAAATATACAAGAGCTCCAAATTGTATGTCATCTATTGGTATTGTCGAAACATTTGAATATTTAGATGGAAAATTGTCTAAAGAAGAGTTAGAAGAAAAAATTTCACAAAATACAATGAAACTTGCAAAAAGACAAAATACTTTCAATAAAGGTCAATTTTTAAATAAGACTTCAAATATAATAGATAACTTAAATTCAGATATACTTAAGTATTTCTCGATATAA
- the rpmE gene encoding 50S ribosomal protein L31, whose product MKKDIHPDYKVCTVTCACGNSFETKSNVETLKIDICSSCHPFFTGEQKLVDAAGRVEKFKAKYNMAK is encoded by the coding sequence ATGAAAAAAGATATTCATCCAGACTACAAAGTTTGTACAGTAACTTGTGCTTGTGGTAATAGTTTTGAAACAAAATCAAATGTTGAGACTTTAAAAATCGATATTTGTTCTTCTTGTCACCCATTCTTCACTGGTGAGCAAAAACTTGTTGATGCTGCAGGAAGAGTTGAGAAATTCAAAGCTAAATATAACATGGCTAAATAG
- the rsmI gene encoding 16S rRNA (cytidine(1402)-2'-O)-methyltransferase: MLCLVPTPIGNLEDISSRSLKVLEESELIFCEDTRVTKKLLNLLGEKYNLDFSNKEYKSFHSHNENQILKTLDKDTFSKNVVYVSDAGMPCVSDPGATLVDFCIKNQIPYDVLPGANAILTAYAMSGFTQTTFSFYGFLDHKGASRASKLDEILNDDKLSILYESPHRLLKLLEELNEKEPNRTIFLAKEITKLHQTTYKNSASNLFEEFKNINIKGEWVVVIEPKEKIGLNLELNDILPLDLPPKTKAKLIAKMTGQSIKEVYQQFLDNMPS; encoded by the coding sequence ATGTTATGCTTAGTTCCGACTCCGATTGGAAATTTAGAAGATATCTCTTCGAGGTCACTTAAAGTTCTTGAAGAGTCGGAATTAATCTTTTGTGAAGATACAAGAGTAACAAAAAAACTTCTAAACCTTTTAGGTGAAAAGTATAACTTAGACTTTTCAAATAAAGAGTATAAATCTTTTCACTCTCATAATGAAAATCAAATATTAAAAACTTTAGACAAAGATACTTTTTCTAAAAATGTTGTTTATGTAAGCGATGCAGGAATGCCTTGTGTTAGTGACCCAGGTGCTACGCTTGTAGATTTTTGTATAAAAAATCAAATTCCTTATGATGTTCTTCCTGGTGCAAATGCAATTTTAACTGCTTATGCAATGAGTGGATTTACACAAACTACTTTTTCTTTTTATGGATTTTTAGACCATAAAGGAGCAAGTCGTGCTTCAAAACTCGATGAGATTTTAAATGATGATAAACTATCAATCCTTTATGAATCACCTCATAGGCTTTTAAAACTTCTTGAAGAGTTAAATGAAAAAGAGCCAAATAGAACAATATTTTTAGCAAAAGAGATAACAAAACTTCATCAAACTACTTATAAAAATAGCGCTTCAAATCTTTTTGAAGAGTTTAAAAATATAAATATAAAAGGTGAATGGGTTGTAGTAATTGAACCAAAAGAAAAAATTGGTTTAAATCTTGAACTAAATGATATATTACCTTTAGATTTACCTCCAAAAACAAAAGCAAAATTAATTGCAAAAATGACAGGACAATCTATCAAAGAGGTTTATCAACAATTTTTGGATAACATGCCGTCATGA
- the rlmB gene encoding 23S rRNA (guanosine(2251)-2'-O)-methyltransferase RlmB: MIIYGKQIVLYVLENHPKLVEEVFLSKEIDNKLFSKFLKLGKKIHRLDNQKAQALAKGGNHQGFFLKLSQFDYAPIKELKAMNFILVLDGVTDVGNIGAIARTAYSLGIDGIIASNIKTINNSGIVRTSAGALLDLPFCIHPRSADLASELIDAGFTLIGATMDGVDLKKYGKIEKSDKVALFLGSEGEGISPKVAKKLDLKVSIKMEHEFDSLNVSVAAGILIYNLKR, translated from the coding sequence ATGATAATATACGGAAAACAAATAGTACTTTATGTACTTGAAAATCACCCAAAATTAGTTGAAGAAGTTTTTCTTTCAAAAGAGATAGATAATAAACTATTTTCAAAATTTTTAAAATTAGGTAAAAAAATCCATAGACTAGATAACCAAAAAGCGCAAGCTTTAGCAAAAGGTGGAAATCATCAAGGATTTTTTTTAAAGTTGAGTCAGTTTGACTATGCACCGATAAAAGAATTAAAAGCGATGAATTTTATTTTAGTTTTAGATGGAGTAACTGATGTTGGAAACATTGGAGCTATTGCTAGAACAGCTTATTCTTTAGGAATTGATGGAATAATTGCATCAAATATAAAAACTATAAATAACTCTGGAATTGTAAGAACAAGTGCTGGAGCATTACTTGATTTACCATTTTGTATTCATCCAAGAAGTGCAGATTTAGCAAGTGAATTAATAGATGCTGGATTTACTTTGATTGGTGCAACAATGGATGGTGTTGATTTAAAAAAATATGGAAAAATAGAAAAAAGTGATAAAGTAGCTCTATTTTTAGGAAGTGAAGGAGAAGGTATTTCTCCAAAAGTTGCTAAAAAATTGGACTTAAAAGTATCTATAAAAATGGAACATGAATTTGATTCTTTAAATGTTTCAGTTGCAGCGGGAATATTGATTTATAACCTAAAAAGATAA